A part of Oncorhynchus masou masou isolate Uvic2021 chromosome 30, UVic_Omas_1.1, whole genome shotgun sequence genomic DNA contains:
- the polr3c gene encoding DNA-directed RNA polymerase III subunit RPC3: MTAQEVRLCGLLLQEHFGEVVERIGTHLLRGGAQNLRTIANETNTPLDLVKKSLCVLVQHGACEFGSGRRGPGSPVEYRASCERVLRVLRYPRYIYTAKTLYGDTGELIVEEVLQRGHMTMSNTVKTVADRLTHNMEEGRSMEYSEVVSAFSKLVETHFLQRCPPVAEMGTAATSTTPATPGTPAAPASTAPPTAESNPDCYTLPHVTLIGRGKRRRSSDDSEEQRGGKKAKMDSESCGDEGIYWQVNFERFHQHFRDQAIISAVASKLDQTSSEIVRTMLRMSEVTTTQTAAYTQPLSANEIFRSLPPNYSISRPILDQYLSLLVDDPMEFVGKSGDSGGGMYVVNLQRALANLARATLESVVQERFGSRSARIFRLLLRKRHLEQKQVEDFAMIPAKEAKDMLYTLLSENLVQLQEIPKTPDHAPSRTFYLYTVNQLPTARLLLQHCYKTVANLIERRLFETKENKRLLEKSQRIEAILASLQASGAEPEQLTEVEEMITAPERQQLEALRHHINKLDSTENQVDETVFLLESYIFSTKTK, from the exons ATGACTGCCCAGGAGGTGCGGCTGTGTGGCCTGCTGCTACAGGAGCACTttggagaggtggtggagaggatAGGCACTCACCTGCTCAGAGGAGGGGCACAGAACCTCAGGACCATCGCCAATGAGACCAACACACCACTGGACCTG GTGAagaagtctctgtgtgtgttggtacAACACGGTGCTTGTGAGTTCGGGTCGGGCCGGCGAGGCCCCGGGAGCCCAGTGGAGTACCGGGCCAGCTGTGAGCGGGTTCTAAGGGTTCTACGGTACCCGCGGTACATCTACACAGCTAAGACCCTGTATGGAGACACAGGAGAACTCATCGTGGAGGAGGTCCTACAACGAGGCCATATGACCATGAGCAACACGGTCAAGACTGTAGCTGACCGACTCACTCATAACAtggagg AGGGTCGTAGTATGGAGTACAGTGAGGTGGTCTCAGCCTTCTCTAAGCTGGTGGAGACTCACTTCCTGCAGCGCTGTCCTCCGGTGGCCGAGATGGGAACTGCAGCCACCTCCACTACCCCGGCGACCCCCGGCACCCCTGCCGCCCCCGCCTCCACTGCCCCCCCAACAGCAGAGAGCAACCCCGACTGCTACACACTGCCCCATGTCACACTCATAG GTCGTGGGAAGCGCAGACGTTCCAGTGACGAcagtgaggagcagagaggagggaagaaagCCAAGATGGACTCAGAG TCGTGTGGTGATGAGGGGATCTACTGGCAGGTGAACTTTGAGAGGTTCCATCAGCACTTCAGAGACCAGGCCATCATTAGTGCTGTGGCCAGCAAACTGGACCAG ACCAGTAGTGAGATAGTGAGGACTATGTTGAGGATGAGTGaggttaccaccacacagaccGCCGCCtacactcagcccctctcagccAATGAGATCTTCCGCTCCCTCCCGCCCAACTACAGCATCAGCAGACCAATACTGGACCAGTACCTCTCCCTTCTGGTGGATGACCCG aTGGAGTTTGTGGGGAAATCAGGTGACAGTGGAGGAGGAATGTACGTGGTCA ATCTCCAAAGAGCCCTGGCCAACCTGGCGAGAGCCACACTGGAGTCTGTGGTACAGGAGAG GTTTGGCTCGCGGTCGGCTAGGATCTTCCGTCTGTTGCTAAGGAAACGTCACCTGGAGCAGAAGCAGGTGGAAGACTTTGCTATGATCCCTGCCAAGGAGGCCAAAGACATGCTGTACACGCTGCTGTCAGAGAACCTGGTAcagctacag GAAATCCCTAAGACTCCTGACCACGCCCCTTCACGTACCTTCTACCTGTACACTGTCAACCAACTGCCTACTGCCCGCCTACTGCTACAACACTGCTACAAG ACAGTGGCTAATCTGATTGAGAGGCGCCTCTTCGAGACCAAGGAGAACAA GCGTCTGCTGGAGAAGTCCCAGCGAATCGAGGCGATCCTGGCATCGCTGCAGGCCAGTGGGGCGGAGCCTGAACAGCTGACAGAGGTGGAGGAGATGATCACTGCCCCCGAGAGACAGCAGCTAGAAGCCCTGCGACATCACATCAACAA GTTGGACTCTACAGAGAACCAGGTGGATGAGACTGTCTTTCTGCTGGAGTCCTACATCTTCTCTACCAAGAccaagtga
- the gba1 gene encoding lysosomal acid glucosylceramidase isoform X2, translating to MPLSTALIPLALFIGVATRSRGSDECVARNFGHGSVVCECNSTHCDSIGSDTLPALGQFLSFTSSKAGSRLQRGQGQVQKNSTEAVLRLTVVPYQKYQRIRGFGGAMTDSAAINILSLSPRTQDQLLRQYFSAQGIGYSVVRVPIASCDFSTHLYTYADSPGDYNLDNFTLSPEDTNMKIPLLQRAQALSPRPLSLLASAWSAPAWLKTNGALTGKGSLKGQPGGKEHKTWAKYYVRFLEEYAKYNLSFWAVTTGNEPSAGQMTNYSFQALGFTAEEQRDWVGLDLGPALHTSAHPHTQLLILDDNRLLLPHWAKVVLSDVRAGRYIHGVGVHWYLDTLVPAELSLGTTHHLYPEYYLFGTEACAGWSPSDRGVRLGSWERAEQYAHSIIQDLNHYVVGWTDWNLALDQGGGPNWVKNFVDSPIIVDHSRDIFYKQPTFYSMAHFSKFLWEGSQRVGVSFSHETKLESSAFVRPDGSVVLTILNRSSSEVQFEVYDPAVGFISFSAPAHSLLTLAWNTL from the exons ATGCCATTGTCAACAGCACTCATCCCTCTCGCTTTGTTCATTGGAGTAGCAACACGATCCagag GCAGTGATGAGTGTGTGGCCCGTAACTTTGGCCATGGCTCGGTGGTGTGTGAGTGTAACTCCACCCACTGTGACAGTATTGGGTCGGACACACTGCCTGCACTGGGTCAGTTCCTGTCCTTCACCAGCAGTAAGGCTGGCAGCAGGCTgcagagaggacagggacaggtacagaaGAACAGCACTGAAGCAG ttcTCAGGCTGACTGTGGTTCCCTACCAGAAGTACCAGAGGATCAGAGGGTTTGGAGGAGCCATGACAGACTCAGCTGCCATCaacatcctgtctctgtcccccagaACACAGGACCAGCTACTACGACAGTACTTCTCTGCTCAGg GTATTGGGTACAGTGTGGTGCGGGTGCCCATTGCCAGCTGTGACTTCTCAACCCATCTGTACACCTACGCTGACTCACCTGGCGACTACAACCTGGACAACTTTACCTTATCACCAGAGGACACGAACATGAAG ATCCCCCTGCTGCAGCGAGCCCAGGCCCTGTCACCCCGCCCCCTGTCTCTGCTGGCCAGTGCCTGGAGCGCCCCCGCATGGTTGAAGACCAACGGTGCTCTCACTGGCAAGGGCTCTCTGAAGGGCCAGCCTGGGGGCAAGGAGCACAAGACCTGGGCTAAATACTATGTCAG GTTCCTGGAGGAGTATGCCAAATACAACCTGTCATTCTGGGCCGTAACCACAGGCAACGAGCCCTCTGCTGGACAGATGACCAACTACAG TTTCCAGGCTCTGGGCTTCAcagcagaggagcagagggatTGGGTGGGCCTGGACCTTGGCCCCGCCCTGCACACCTCcgcacacccccacacacaactCCTCATCCTGGACGACAACAGACTGCTACTGCCACACTGGGCTAAAGTG gtcctcagtgatgtgcGTGCTGGCAGGTATATCCATGGTGTTGGAGTCCACTGGTACCTGGACACCCTGGTGCCGGCAGAGCTCTCCCTGGGCACTACCCACCACCTGTACCCAGAATACTACCTGTTTGGAACGGAGGCCTGCGCTGGCTGGAGCCCCTCAGACAGAGGAGTACGGCTGGGCAGCTGGGAGAGAGCTGAGCAGTACGCACACAGCATCATACAG GACCTGAACCACTATGTGGTAGGCTGGACAGACTGGAACCTGGCTCTGGACCAAGGAGGAGGGCCCAACTGGGTGAAGAACTTCGTGGACAGCCCCATCATCGTGGACCACAGCCGAGACATCTTCTACAAACAGCCCACCTTCTATAGCATGGCCCACTTCAG TAAGTTCCTGTGGGAGGGGTCTCAGAGAGTGGGTGTGTCCTTCAGTCACGAAACAAAACTGGAAAGCTCTGCCTTCGTCAGGCCAGACGGGTCAGTGGTGCTTACCATCCTCAACAG gtcgTCGTCAGAGGTCCAGTTTGAGGTGTATGATCCTGCTGTGGGTTTCATCTCCTTCAGTGCTCCAGCCCACTCCCTGCTCACACTCGCTTGGAACACACTCTGA
- the LOC135521810 gene encoding E3 ubiquitin-protein ligase RNF115-like isoform X2, producing MAEAAAVLPHRFFCHCCKGEVSPKLPEYICPRCESGFIEEVTEDSSLLEGGTNGTDDTATQFAELWHLLFVERPFTVDGDSPDSEPRVPGGGVGVGSGGLGLGGLGGLGGLGGGPIGGSVPAGLGGPLGGPLGGGEHWGPGRPPRLHSQRRYRSRGSSRPDRSPAVEGIVQQFLAGLFANSGVPGSPPLSWTGMLHSNPGDYAWGQGGLDAVITQLLGQFENTGPPPAEKEKISSIPTVNVSQDQADCSMECPVCKEDFAVGEPVRQLPCNHFFHSDCIVPWLEMHDTCPVCRKGLNGEDSNTQNPPESPSLNTDPRTQERWSF from the exons ATGGCGGAAGCTGCGGCGGTTCTCCCGCATCGGTTCTTCTGTCATTGTTGTAAGGGAGAAGTTAGCCCCAAGCTCCCG GAGTACATCTGTCCCAGGTGTGAGTCTGGCTTTATAGAGGAGGTAACAGAAGATTCCAG TCTGCTAGAGGGTGGCACTAACGGGACAGATGACACAGCCACACAGTTTGCAGAG CTGTGGCACCTGTTGTTTGTAGAGAGGCCTTTCACAGTGGATGGTGACAGTCCAGACTCAGAGCCCCGGGTCCCTGGTGGAGGGGTTGGGGTAGGATCGGGGGGGTTAGGTCTGGGGGGGCTGGGAGGGCTAGGAGGCCTGGGAGGAGGTCCTATCGGAGGGTCAGTCCCTGCTGGGCTAGGAGGACCCCTGGGGGGTCCTCTGGGAGGGGGGGAACACTGGGGGCCCGGTCGCCCCCCTCGCCTGCACAGTCAGCGGAGGTACCGCTCCAGAGGGAGCAGCAGACCTGACCGCTCACCTGCCGTAGAGGG gatagTACAACAGTTTCTGGCTGGTCTATTTGCCAACTCTGGAGTTCCTggctcacctcccctctcttg gaCGGGGATGCTACACTCTAACCCAGGGGACTATGCTTGGGGACAGGGGGGACTGGACGCAGTCATCACACAG TTGTTAGGTCAGTTTGAGAACACGGGCCCTCCTCCTGCAGAGAAAGAGAAGATCTCCTCCATACCTACAGTCAACGTGTCTCAGGATCAAGCAG ACTGCAGTATGGAGTGTCCGGTGTGCAAGGAGGACTTTGCAGTGGGAGAGCCCGTCAGACAGCTGCCCTGCAACCACTTCTTCCACTCAGACTGTATAGTACCCTGGTTGGAAATG CATGATACGTGTCCTGTGTGTAGGAAGGGGTTGAATGGAGAAGACAGCAACACCCAGAACCCCCCAGAATCCCCCTCTCTAAACACGGACCCCCGCACACAGGAGAGATGGTCCTTCTGA
- the LOC135521810 gene encoding E3 ubiquitin-protein ligase RNF115-like isoform X1 — protein MAEAAAVLPHRFFCHCCKGEVSPKLPEYICPRCESGFIEEVTEDSSLLEGGTNGTDDTATQFAEQLWHLLFVERPFTVDGDSPDSEPRVPGGGVGVGSGGLGLGGLGGLGGLGGGPIGGSVPAGLGGPLGGPLGGGEHWGPGRPPRLHSQRRYRSRGSSRPDRSPAVEGIVQQFLAGLFANSGVPGSPPLSWTGMLHSNPGDYAWGQGGLDAVITQLLGQFENTGPPPAEKEKISSIPTVNVSQDQADCSMECPVCKEDFAVGEPVRQLPCNHFFHSDCIVPWLEMHDTCPVCRKGLNGEDSNTQNPPESPSLNTDPRTQERWSF, from the exons ATGGCGGAAGCTGCGGCGGTTCTCCCGCATCGGTTCTTCTGTCATTGTTGTAAGGGAGAAGTTAGCCCCAAGCTCCCG GAGTACATCTGTCCCAGGTGTGAGTCTGGCTTTATAGAGGAGGTAACAGAAGATTCCAG TCTGCTAGAGGGTGGCACTAACGGGACAGATGACACAGCCACACAGTTTGCAGAG cAGCTGTGGCACCTGTTGTTTGTAGAGAGGCCTTTCACAGTGGATGGTGACAGTCCAGACTCAGAGCCCCGGGTCCCTGGTGGAGGGGTTGGGGTAGGATCGGGGGGGTTAGGTCTGGGGGGGCTGGGAGGGCTAGGAGGCCTGGGAGGAGGTCCTATCGGAGGGTCAGTCCCTGCTGGGCTAGGAGGACCCCTGGGGGGTCCTCTGGGAGGGGGGGAACACTGGGGGCCCGGTCGCCCCCCTCGCCTGCACAGTCAGCGGAGGTACCGCTCCAGAGGGAGCAGCAGACCTGACCGCTCACCTGCCGTAGAGGG gatagTACAACAGTTTCTGGCTGGTCTATTTGCCAACTCTGGAGTTCCTggctcacctcccctctcttg gaCGGGGATGCTACACTCTAACCCAGGGGACTATGCTTGGGGACAGGGGGGACTGGACGCAGTCATCACACAG TTGTTAGGTCAGTTTGAGAACACGGGCCCTCCTCCTGCAGAGAAAGAGAAGATCTCCTCCATACCTACAGTCAACGTGTCTCAGGATCAAGCAG ACTGCAGTATGGAGTGTCCGGTGTGCAAGGAGGACTTTGCAGTGGGAGAGCCCGTCAGACAGCTGCCCTGCAACCACTTCTTCCACTCAGACTGTATAGTACCCTGGTTGGAAATG CATGATACGTGTCCTGTGTGTAGGAAGGGGTTGAATGGAGAAGACAGCAACACCCAGAACCCCCCAGAATCCCCCTCTCTAAACACGGACCCCCGCACACAGGAGAGATGGTCCTTCTGA
- the gba1 gene encoding lysosomal acid glucosylceramidase isoform X1 has product MSKILIKTRMPLSTALIPLALFIGVATRSRGSDECVARNFGHGSVVCECNSTHCDSIGSDTLPALGQFLSFTSSKAGSRLQRGQGQVQKNSTEAVLRLTVVPYQKYQRIRGFGGAMTDSAAINILSLSPRTQDQLLRQYFSAQGIGYSVVRVPIASCDFSTHLYTYADSPGDYNLDNFTLSPEDTNMKIPLLQRAQALSPRPLSLLASAWSAPAWLKTNGALTGKGSLKGQPGGKEHKTWAKYYVRFLEEYAKYNLSFWAVTTGNEPSAGQMTNYSFQALGFTAEEQRDWVGLDLGPALHTSAHPHTQLLILDDNRLLLPHWAKVVLSDVRAGRYIHGVGVHWYLDTLVPAELSLGTTHHLYPEYYLFGTEACAGWSPSDRGVRLGSWERAEQYAHSIIQDLNHYVVGWTDWNLALDQGGGPNWVKNFVDSPIIVDHSRDIFYKQPTFYSMAHFSKFLWEGSQRVGVSFSHETKLESSAFVRPDGSVVLTILNRSSSEVQFEVYDPAVGFISFSAPAHSLLTLAWNTL; this is encoded by the exons ATGTCAAAGATCCTGATAAAAACTAG AATGCCATTGTCAACAGCACTCATCCCTCTCGCTTTGTTCATTGGAGTAGCAACACGATCCagag GCAGTGATGAGTGTGTGGCCCGTAACTTTGGCCATGGCTCGGTGGTGTGTGAGTGTAACTCCACCCACTGTGACAGTATTGGGTCGGACACACTGCCTGCACTGGGTCAGTTCCTGTCCTTCACCAGCAGTAAGGCTGGCAGCAGGCTgcagagaggacagggacaggtacagaaGAACAGCACTGAAGCAG ttcTCAGGCTGACTGTGGTTCCCTACCAGAAGTACCAGAGGATCAGAGGGTTTGGAGGAGCCATGACAGACTCAGCTGCCATCaacatcctgtctctgtcccccagaACACAGGACCAGCTACTACGACAGTACTTCTCTGCTCAGg GTATTGGGTACAGTGTGGTGCGGGTGCCCATTGCCAGCTGTGACTTCTCAACCCATCTGTACACCTACGCTGACTCACCTGGCGACTACAACCTGGACAACTTTACCTTATCACCAGAGGACACGAACATGAAG ATCCCCCTGCTGCAGCGAGCCCAGGCCCTGTCACCCCGCCCCCTGTCTCTGCTGGCCAGTGCCTGGAGCGCCCCCGCATGGTTGAAGACCAACGGTGCTCTCACTGGCAAGGGCTCTCTGAAGGGCCAGCCTGGGGGCAAGGAGCACAAGACCTGGGCTAAATACTATGTCAG GTTCCTGGAGGAGTATGCCAAATACAACCTGTCATTCTGGGCCGTAACCACAGGCAACGAGCCCTCTGCTGGACAGATGACCAACTACAG TTTCCAGGCTCTGGGCTTCAcagcagaggagcagagggatTGGGTGGGCCTGGACCTTGGCCCCGCCCTGCACACCTCcgcacacccccacacacaactCCTCATCCTGGACGACAACAGACTGCTACTGCCACACTGGGCTAAAGTG gtcctcagtgatgtgcGTGCTGGCAGGTATATCCATGGTGTTGGAGTCCACTGGTACCTGGACACCCTGGTGCCGGCAGAGCTCTCCCTGGGCACTACCCACCACCTGTACCCAGAATACTACCTGTTTGGAACGGAGGCCTGCGCTGGCTGGAGCCCCTCAGACAGAGGAGTACGGCTGGGCAGCTGGGAGAGAGCTGAGCAGTACGCACACAGCATCATACAG GACCTGAACCACTATGTGGTAGGCTGGACAGACTGGAACCTGGCTCTGGACCAAGGAGGAGGGCCCAACTGGGTGAAGAACTTCGTGGACAGCCCCATCATCGTGGACCACAGCCGAGACATCTTCTACAAACAGCCCACCTTCTATAGCATGGCCCACTTCAG TAAGTTCCTGTGGGAGGGGTCTCAGAGAGTGGGTGTGTCCTTCAGTCACGAAACAAAACTGGAAAGCTCTGCCTTCGTCAGGCCAGACGGGTCAGTGGTGCTTACCATCCTCAACAG gtcgTCGTCAGAGGTCCAGTTTGAGGTGTATGATCCTGCTGTGGGTTTCATCTCCTTCAGTGCTCCAGCCCACTCCCTGCTCACACTCGCTTGGAACACACTCTGA